In the genome of Fulvivirga maritima, one region contains:
- a CDS encoding NAD(P)-binding domain-containing protein — protein MKKHYDYIILGAGPAGLQLGYFMEHSSADYLILERGEAPGTAFKKFPRHGTLISINKVHTGYDNHEIKLRWDWNSLLSKNEDLTFRRYSKEYFPKAKDLVEYLKDYAKDANLNVAYNKMIAKISKALESSEGNFELKTTDGDSFYCNKIIIATGFSQPYLPSIPGIEHTDNYIDVTLDKKEFENKKVLVLGKGNSGFETADYLIDTASLIHISSPNSVKFAWQTHYVGNLRAINNNFLDTYQLKSQNALLDADIQAIVMKDGKYNVHLVYAHANGEEEVLEYDKVIVCTGFKLDKSIFAPNCMPATVINDKLPALNLDWESQNIPHMYFAGTLMQSNAYKKNTSGFIHGFRYNVRTLFHILQYKYNHMPMPSKNLECNYQSVAEEILNRINSSSALWQQFGYLFDLVSIGDEDATYFYELPKGYKPVENPNHYFTISLEFGSSQENVFMVNRNPTADKADESFFLHPVIRHYCGDEMISCLHLVEDLLGEWKHEDKHVMVLKKYVEAAMEKVNADAIMN, from the coding sequence ATGAAAAAGCATTATGATTATATTATTCTAGGAGCAGGACCCGCCGGCTTGCAACTAGGGTATTTTATGGAGCATAGCAGCGCAGATTATCTCATATTAGAGCGAGGTGAGGCTCCTGGTACTGCATTTAAAAAATTTCCACGACATGGTACTCTTATATCCATCAATAAGGTACATACAGGATATGATAATCATGAAATTAAACTCAGATGGGATTGGAATTCTTTATTAAGTAAAAATGAAGATTTAACCTTTAGAAGATACTCCAAAGAATATTTCCCAAAAGCTAAAGATTTGGTTGAGTACCTTAAAGACTATGCTAAGGATGCCAATTTGAATGTGGCATATAATAAAATGATCGCCAAAATATCAAAAGCATTAGAAAGCTCGGAAGGAAATTTTGAGTTAAAAACAACTGATGGAGATTCATTTTATTGTAATAAAATAATCATTGCAACTGGCTTTTCTCAACCCTACCTTCCAAGCATTCCTGGAATAGAGCATACGGATAATTATATAGATGTAACTTTAGATAAGAAGGAATTCGAAAATAAAAAAGTATTGGTTTTAGGGAAAGGAAACTCAGGATTTGAAACAGCTGATTATTTAATAGATACAGCATCTCTCATTCATATTTCAAGCCCTAATTCGGTGAAGTTTGCCTGGCAAACCCATTATGTAGGTAATTTAAGAGCTATTAATAACAATTTTCTGGATACCTACCAATTAAAATCACAAAATGCATTGCTCGATGCAGACATTCAGGCAATTGTAATGAAGGATGGAAAATATAATGTTCATTTAGTTTATGCTCATGCGAATGGAGAAGAAGAGGTACTCGAGTATGACAAAGTAATCGTTTGTACAGGTTTTAAATTGGATAAATCCATTTTTGCTCCGAACTGCATGCCTGCTACTGTAATAAATGATAAGTTACCTGCATTGAATTTAGATTGGGAGTCTCAAAATATACCTCATATGTATTTTGCTGGGACTTTAATGCAATCTAATGCATACAAAAAAAACACTTCTGGTTTTATCCATGGGTTTAGGTATAATGTAAGGACTTTATTCCATATTCTTCAGTATAAGTATAACCATATGCCAATGCCTTCAAAGAATCTGGAGTGTAATTATCAGTCTGTGGCAGAAGAAATATTAAATAGAATAAATAGTTCATCGGCACTTTGGCAGCAATTCGGGTATCTGTTTGATCTTGTTAGCATAGGTGATGAAGATGCCACTTACTTTTATGAATTACCTAAAGGGTATAAACCAGTGGAAAATCCAAACCATTACTTTACTATATCCTTAGAATTTGGGTCCAGCCAGGAAAATGTTTTTATGGTTAATAGAAATCCTACAGCTGATAAAGCAGATGAATCCTTCTTTCTGCATCCCGTGATAAGGCATTATTGTGGTGATGAAATGATTTCATGTCTGCATTTGGTAGAAGACTTATTAGGGGAGTGGAAGCATGAAGATAAACATGTCATGGTGTTGAAAAAATACGTGGAAGCAGCCATGGAGAAGGTAAATGCTGATGCAATAATGAATTAA